In the genome of Megalops cyprinoides isolate fMegCyp1 chromosome 7, fMegCyp1.pri, whole genome shotgun sequence, one region contains:
- the snphb gene encoding syntaphilin isoform X3, producing MSAPANRRSAGSRRRTAAPVSTRDPYGNSSLSSSSGSCKGSDGSPTPRRHMKYTSCSDNHGIRPPPPEQYLTPLQQKEVCIRHLRARLKETIDRLQDRDSEIEELRTQLSRMQEDWIEEECHRVEAQLALKEARKEIQQLKEVIDVVRTSLSDTDTGTVQKYFQDINVQNRKLESLLYSMELAQDGSVKDEDMGGCGGGARAGAGLGPSGSCDGSPARSLTRSSTYTKLSDQALADKNGNAPDFPSLSGGETQDSGCVCGDSGASRADLLLEAAFLSEETASLLSSYSRMPHSSTYEKLCSTEKMLPLRCGGSGGSSSHPCLAHHHLFLHHLREQAIQTECGPAYNPNLDTITEKVYKSQACSPTSTWLSEEGEDFDTITTATTTAADPAVPLLPSSLSCTLELPPLEDEEALPPQTCQPKSVAQQPLEQGSGVTVVEVEEDNEDEEGAEEGAVAASGAAAPQRSYWSRHFLVDLLAVAMPVVPAMAWLCRAPRREGQPVYNIGSLLRGCCTVALHSLRRGGSSWHYPAGGSGGGVRSTQI from the exons ATGTCTGCCCCTGCTAACCGCAGATCTGCAGGATCACGCAG ACGGACGGCTGCCCCGGTCAGCACAAGGGATCCTTATGGCAACTCCTCTCTCAGTAGCAGCTCTGGGTCCTGCAAGGGCAGTGATGGGAGTCCTACACCCAG GCGTCACATGAAGTACACTTCCTGTAGTGATAACCACGGGATCCGACCACCGCCCCCCGAGCAGTACCTCACCCCCCTGCAGCAGAAGGAGGTGTGTATCCGACACCTCCGCGCCCGACTGAAGGAGACCATCGACAGACTGCAGGACAG ggACTCTGAGATCGAGGAGCTGAGGACACAGCTGTCGCGCATGCAGGAGGACTGGATCGAGGAGGAGTGCCACCGCGTGGAGGCGCAGCTGGCCCTGAAGGAGGCGCGGAAGGAGAtccagcagctgaaggaggtgATCGACGTGGTGCGGACGAGCCTGAGCGACACGGACACGGGCACGGTGCAGAAGTACTTCCAGGACATCAACGTCCAGAACCGCAAGCTAGAGTCCCTGCTCTACAGCATGGAGCTGGCGCAGGATGGCTCCGTCAAGGACGAGGACATGGGCGGCTGCGGGGGCGGAGCCAgagcgggggcggggctggggccGTCGGGGTCCTGCGACGGTTCCCCGGCCCGCTCGCTGACCCGCAGCTCCACCTACACCAAGCTCAGCGACCAGGCGCTGGCGGACAAGAACGGGAACGCGCCGGACTTCCCCAGCCTGTCGGGAGGCGAGACCCAGGACAGCGGCTGCGTGTGTGGGGACAGCGGGGCCAGCCGGgctgacctgctgctggaggcgGCCTTCCTGTCCGAGGAGACGGCGTCCCTGCTGAGCTCCTACTCGCGCATGCCGCACTCCTCCACCTACGAGAAGCTGTGCAGCACCGAGAAGATGCTGCCACTCCGGTGCGGCGGCAgtggcggcagcagcagccaccCCTGCCTGGCGCACCACCACCTCTTCCTGCACCACCTCAGGGAGCAGGCCATCCAGACGGAGTGCGGCCCGGCCTACAACCCCAACCTGGACACCATCACCGAGAAGGTGTACAAGTCCCAGGCCTGcagccccacctccacctgGCTCTCCGAGGAAGGGGAGGACTTCGACACCATCACCACGGCGACCACCACCGCCGCCGACCCCGCCGTGCCCCTgctgccctcctccctctcctgcacctTGGAGCTGCCCCCGCTGGAGGACGAGGAGGCCCTGCCGCCCCAAACGTGCCAGCCCAAAAGCGTGGCACAGCAGCCCTTGGAGCAGGGCAGCGGAGTGacggtggtggaggtggaggaggacaACGAAGACGaagagggggcagaggagggcGCCGTGGCAGCATCCGGGGCAGCCGCCCCGCAGAGGAGCTACTGGAGCCGGCACTTCCTGGTGGACCTGCTGGCGGTGGCCATGCCCGTGGTGCCGGCCATGGCCTGGCTATGCCGCGCCCCACGCAGGGAGGGCCAGCCCGTCTACAACATCGGCTCGCTGCTGCGGGGCTGCTGCACCGTCGCCTTGCACTCCCTCCGCAGGGGCGGCAGTTCCTGGCACTaccctgcagggggcagtggcGGGGGAGTGAGGAGCACGCAGATTTGA
- the snphb gene encoding syntaphilin isoform X1, protein MSAPANRRSAGSRRFNPLKALQPKRRLQQMLSSPSPSVFDYCRFIELDYIPMETGFMVSMRQSRGFLTPQSPERHKRRTAAPVSTRDPYGNSSLSSSSGSCKGSDGSPTPRRHMKYTSCSDNHGIRPPPPEQYLTPLQQKEVCIRHLRARLKETIDRLQDRDSEIEELRTQLSRMQEDWIEEECHRVEAQLALKEARKEIQQLKEVIDVVRTSLSDTDTGTVQKYFQDINVQNRKLESLLYSMELAQDGSVKDEDMGGCGGGARAGAGLGPSGSCDGSPARSLTRSSTYTKLSDQALADKNGNAPDFPSLSGGETQDSGCVCGDSGASRADLLLEAAFLSEETASLLSSYSRMPHSSTYEKLCSTEKMLPLRCGGSGGSSSHPCLAHHHLFLHHLREQAIQTECGPAYNPNLDTITEKVYKSQACSPTSTWLSEEGEDFDTITTATTTAADPAVPLLPSSLSCTLELPPLEDEEALPPQTCQPKSVAQQPLEQGSGVTVVEVEEDNEDEEGAEEGAVAASGAAAPQRSYWSRHFLVDLLAVAMPVVPAMAWLCRAPRREGQPVYNIGSLLRGCCTVALHSLRRGGSSWHYPAGGSGGGVRSTQI, encoded by the exons ATGTCTGCCCCTGCTAACCGCAGATCTGCAGGATCACGCAG attCAACCCCCTGAAGGCTCTGCAGCCGAAACGCCGCTTGCAGCAAATGTTGTcgtccccctccccttcagt TTTTGACTATTGCAGGTTCATAGAGCTAGACTACATTCCCATGGAGACAGGCTTTATGGTTTCAATGCGCCAAAGTCGTGGATTTCTCACCCCACAATCGCCGGAACGCCACAAGCG ACGGACGGCTGCCCCGGTCAGCACAAGGGATCCTTATGGCAACTCCTCTCTCAGTAGCAGCTCTGGGTCCTGCAAGGGCAGTGATGGGAGTCCTACACCCAG GCGTCACATGAAGTACACTTCCTGTAGTGATAACCACGGGATCCGACCACCGCCCCCCGAGCAGTACCTCACCCCCCTGCAGCAGAAGGAGGTGTGTATCCGACACCTCCGCGCCCGACTGAAGGAGACCATCGACAGACTGCAGGACAG ggACTCTGAGATCGAGGAGCTGAGGACACAGCTGTCGCGCATGCAGGAGGACTGGATCGAGGAGGAGTGCCACCGCGTGGAGGCGCAGCTGGCCCTGAAGGAGGCGCGGAAGGAGAtccagcagctgaaggaggtgATCGACGTGGTGCGGACGAGCCTGAGCGACACGGACACGGGCACGGTGCAGAAGTACTTCCAGGACATCAACGTCCAGAACCGCAAGCTAGAGTCCCTGCTCTACAGCATGGAGCTGGCGCAGGATGGCTCCGTCAAGGACGAGGACATGGGCGGCTGCGGGGGCGGAGCCAgagcgggggcggggctggggccGTCGGGGTCCTGCGACGGTTCCCCGGCCCGCTCGCTGACCCGCAGCTCCACCTACACCAAGCTCAGCGACCAGGCGCTGGCGGACAAGAACGGGAACGCGCCGGACTTCCCCAGCCTGTCGGGAGGCGAGACCCAGGACAGCGGCTGCGTGTGTGGGGACAGCGGGGCCAGCCGGgctgacctgctgctggaggcgGCCTTCCTGTCCGAGGAGACGGCGTCCCTGCTGAGCTCCTACTCGCGCATGCCGCACTCCTCCACCTACGAGAAGCTGTGCAGCACCGAGAAGATGCTGCCACTCCGGTGCGGCGGCAgtggcggcagcagcagccaccCCTGCCTGGCGCACCACCACCTCTTCCTGCACCACCTCAGGGAGCAGGCCATCCAGACGGAGTGCGGCCCGGCCTACAACCCCAACCTGGACACCATCACCGAGAAGGTGTACAAGTCCCAGGCCTGcagccccacctccacctgGCTCTCCGAGGAAGGGGAGGACTTCGACACCATCACCACGGCGACCACCACCGCCGCCGACCCCGCCGTGCCCCTgctgccctcctccctctcctgcacctTGGAGCTGCCCCCGCTGGAGGACGAGGAGGCCCTGCCGCCCCAAACGTGCCAGCCCAAAAGCGTGGCACAGCAGCCCTTGGAGCAGGGCAGCGGAGTGacggtggtggaggtggaggaggacaACGAAGACGaagagggggcagaggagggcGCCGTGGCAGCATCCGGGGCAGCCGCCCCGCAGAGGAGCTACTGGAGCCGGCACTTCCTGGTGGACCTGCTGGCGGTGGCCATGCCCGTGGTGCCGGCCATGGCCTGGCTATGCCGCGCCCCACGCAGGGAGGGCCAGCCCGTCTACAACATCGGCTCGCTGCTGCGGGGCTGCTGCACCGTCGCCTTGCACTCCCTCCGCAGGGGCGGCAGTTCCTGGCACTaccctgcagggggcagtggcGGGGGAGTGAGGAGCACGCAGATTTGA
- the snphb gene encoding syntaphilin isoform X2, whose protein sequence is MSAPANRRSAGSRRFNPLKALQPKRRLQQMLSSPSPSVRTAAPVSTRDPYGNSSLSSSSGSCKGSDGSPTPRRHMKYTSCSDNHGIRPPPPEQYLTPLQQKEVCIRHLRARLKETIDRLQDRDSEIEELRTQLSRMQEDWIEEECHRVEAQLALKEARKEIQQLKEVIDVVRTSLSDTDTGTVQKYFQDINVQNRKLESLLYSMELAQDGSVKDEDMGGCGGGARAGAGLGPSGSCDGSPARSLTRSSTYTKLSDQALADKNGNAPDFPSLSGGETQDSGCVCGDSGASRADLLLEAAFLSEETASLLSSYSRMPHSSTYEKLCSTEKMLPLRCGGSGGSSSHPCLAHHHLFLHHLREQAIQTECGPAYNPNLDTITEKVYKSQACSPTSTWLSEEGEDFDTITTATTTAADPAVPLLPSSLSCTLELPPLEDEEALPPQTCQPKSVAQQPLEQGSGVTVVEVEEDNEDEEGAEEGAVAASGAAAPQRSYWSRHFLVDLLAVAMPVVPAMAWLCRAPRREGQPVYNIGSLLRGCCTVALHSLRRGGSSWHYPAGGSGGGVRSTQI, encoded by the exons ATGTCTGCCCCTGCTAACCGCAGATCTGCAGGATCACGCAG attCAACCCCCTGAAGGCTCTGCAGCCGAAACGCCGCTTGCAGCAAATGTTGTcgtccccctccccttcagt ACGGACGGCTGCCCCGGTCAGCACAAGGGATCCTTATGGCAACTCCTCTCTCAGTAGCAGCTCTGGGTCCTGCAAGGGCAGTGATGGGAGTCCTACACCCAG GCGTCACATGAAGTACACTTCCTGTAGTGATAACCACGGGATCCGACCACCGCCCCCCGAGCAGTACCTCACCCCCCTGCAGCAGAAGGAGGTGTGTATCCGACACCTCCGCGCCCGACTGAAGGAGACCATCGACAGACTGCAGGACAG ggACTCTGAGATCGAGGAGCTGAGGACACAGCTGTCGCGCATGCAGGAGGACTGGATCGAGGAGGAGTGCCACCGCGTGGAGGCGCAGCTGGCCCTGAAGGAGGCGCGGAAGGAGAtccagcagctgaaggaggtgATCGACGTGGTGCGGACGAGCCTGAGCGACACGGACACGGGCACGGTGCAGAAGTACTTCCAGGACATCAACGTCCAGAACCGCAAGCTAGAGTCCCTGCTCTACAGCATGGAGCTGGCGCAGGATGGCTCCGTCAAGGACGAGGACATGGGCGGCTGCGGGGGCGGAGCCAgagcgggggcggggctggggccGTCGGGGTCCTGCGACGGTTCCCCGGCCCGCTCGCTGACCCGCAGCTCCACCTACACCAAGCTCAGCGACCAGGCGCTGGCGGACAAGAACGGGAACGCGCCGGACTTCCCCAGCCTGTCGGGAGGCGAGACCCAGGACAGCGGCTGCGTGTGTGGGGACAGCGGGGCCAGCCGGgctgacctgctgctggaggcgGCCTTCCTGTCCGAGGAGACGGCGTCCCTGCTGAGCTCCTACTCGCGCATGCCGCACTCCTCCACCTACGAGAAGCTGTGCAGCACCGAGAAGATGCTGCCACTCCGGTGCGGCGGCAgtggcggcagcagcagccaccCCTGCCTGGCGCACCACCACCTCTTCCTGCACCACCTCAGGGAGCAGGCCATCCAGACGGAGTGCGGCCCGGCCTACAACCCCAACCTGGACACCATCACCGAGAAGGTGTACAAGTCCCAGGCCTGcagccccacctccacctgGCTCTCCGAGGAAGGGGAGGACTTCGACACCATCACCACGGCGACCACCACCGCCGCCGACCCCGCCGTGCCCCTgctgccctcctccctctcctgcacctTGGAGCTGCCCCCGCTGGAGGACGAGGAGGCCCTGCCGCCCCAAACGTGCCAGCCCAAAAGCGTGGCACAGCAGCCCTTGGAGCAGGGCAGCGGAGTGacggtggtggaggtggaggaggacaACGAAGACGaagagggggcagaggagggcGCCGTGGCAGCATCCGGGGCAGCCGCCCCGCAGAGGAGCTACTGGAGCCGGCACTTCCTGGTGGACCTGCTGGCGGTGGCCATGCCCGTGGTGCCGGCCATGGCCTGGCTATGCCGCGCCCCACGCAGGGAGGGCCAGCCCGTCTACAACATCGGCTCGCTGCTGCGGGGCTGCTGCACCGTCGCCTTGCACTCCCTCCGCAGGGGCGGCAGTTCCTGGCACTaccctgcagggggcagtggcGGGGGAGTGAGGAGCACGCAGATTTGA
- the sdcbp2 gene encoding syntenin-2 gives MSLYPSLEDLKVDKVLKAQAQFAQSTSSTPAISEEPYQPQDAGQGTTASGLYPNLQELGEYMGLSLNSDEVQKNLALVPVADNQVAVAGAMGVAGMVRPVTGADVGVRRAEIRPGVREVILCKDQDGKVGLRLRVIDNGVFIQLVQANSPAALAGLRFGDQVLQINGQNCAGWSLDKAHKALKAAAEHRIELIVRDRPFQRTITMHKDSSGHVGFIFKSGRITSLVKDGSAARNGLLTDHNICEINGQNVIGLKDSQIKDILTTSPNTMTITIMPKFIYEHMVKRMSAGLLKSAMDHSVPEV, from the exons ATGTCACTCTATCCATCCCTGGAGGACCTTAAGGTGGACAAAGTCCTGAAG gcCCAAGCTCAGTTTGCTCAGAGCACTTCCTCCACCCCAGCCATCTCAGAAGAGCCTTACCAGCCCCAGGATGCTGGGCAGGGGACAACAGCATCAG GGCTCTACCCTAACCTGCAGGAGCTGGGAGAGTACATGGGCCTGAGCCTCAACAGCGATGAGGTACAGAAGAACCTGGCCCTGGTGCCTGTTGCAGACAAT CAGGTGGCTGTTGCCGGTGCCATGGGCGTGGCGGGTATGGTACGACCGGTGACGGGGGCTGACGTCGGGGTGAGGCGGGCCGAGATCCGACCCGGGGTCCGCGAGGTCATTCTGTGCAAGGACCAGGACGGCAAGGTCGGGCTGAGGCTGCGGGTCATCGACAAC GGGGTGTTCATCCAGCTGGTCCAGGCCAACTCCCCGGCGGCACTGGCCGGCCTGCGCTTCGGGGACCAGGTCCTGCAGATCAACGGACAGAACTGCGCAGGCTGGAGTCTGGACAAGGCTCACAAGGCCCTGAAGGCGGCCGCGGAGCACCGCATCGAGCTCATCGTCCGGGACAG GCCATTCCAGCGCACCATCACCATGCACAAGGACAGCTCCGGGCATGTGGGGTTCATCTTCAAGTCGGGCCGCATAACCTCGCTGGTGAAGGATGGCTCAGCTGCGCGCAACGGCCTGCTGACCGACCACAACATCTGTGAGATCAACGGGCAGAACGTCATCGGGCTCAAG GACTCCCAGATTAAAGACATCCTGACCACCTCACCCAATACCATGACCATCACTATCATGCCCAAGTTCATCTATGAGCACATGGTGAAGAG GATGTCCGCTGGTCTCCTGAAGTCAGCAATGGACCACTCCGTGCCTGAGGTGTGA